The window AATCAGGGGTATGCTTCAGCAACTCATTGGGACAAATAATAAAGTGCAGGAAAAATTGGCAGTGCATGATTCAGCCATAAAGAATATTGAAACGCAGCTGGGTCAACTGTCCATGGCTTTGAACAACCGTCCTCAGGGAACTTTGCTTGCAGACAGAAACATAAACCTCAAGGACCAAAACCCGAATCAGCTGATGGCAGTAAGTCTCCGGAATGGGAGAGATTTAGACAGAGAGCAGGAAATTGCACAAGCCAGCAGGGACACTACACAAACCACTCCAGTTCAATTAGAGGTAGAGGAACCAACAGAACTTACTAAAGTGGTGGTTGAGCAGAGTCAGGAggaaaaaggcaaagaaaagatgaatgAGCAAGTTGCAGAAcaggtggcacctcttgtgcctgAAAATTCTAACAGAGAGAAGCCATTAAgcaatgcacaaagggtgatacctgCACCCTTCCCTCAGAGACTGGTCAAACAAAAGAAGGCAAACCAATATAAGAAGTTCATGAAGATGCTTCGTCAAATTCAGTTGAATATTCCTTTGATGGATGCCTTGAGGGAGATGCCCGGTTATGCTAAGATGATGAAAGATCTAATGTCACGGAAGTTTGATTTTTAGGATCTATCCACTGTAACTTTGACACAGACCTGCAGCGCAGTGGTGGCAAAACCGATGGATCAAAAGATGTCGGACCTAGGTAGCTTCACTAttccatgcacaattggaagttatgcctttgcaaaggcgttgtgtgatttgggagccagcataaatctgatgccgctGGCTGTGTACACCAAACTGGGCATTGGTAGAGCTAGGCCAACTTCGATGTTGCTACAGTTGGCTGACCGCACAGTGACGAGGCCCACTGGTattcttgatgatgtgttggtacaaGTGGGGAAATTTATGTTCCCTGCAGACTTTGTTATCCTGGATTGTCAGGTGGATGAGGAGATACCCCTTATTTTAGGGAGACCATTTTTAGCCACGGGGAGAGCACTGATCGACTGTGAAACTGGGGAATTAAAAATGAGATTGAACGATGAAGAAGTCATATTCAATGTTCAGCAATCTATGAGGAGACCCAGTGAATATGCTAATTGCTCTCTAATGGAAGCAGTGGATGTAATCCTTCAAGAAGATGATATGACCCTAACTGTAAAAGATCATTGGAGGCATGTCTGAcgaatttagaagaaatggatggtgaaGGGTTAGCTGAATGGGTCATGGCACTGGAAGGCCGAGGATTTTGGTCaagggaacctcagttcgagTCCCTTGAGCTAGAAAAAGGGCCACTCCTCCAGCAAAGCCATCAATAGAGGAACCACCCAAGTTGGAACTGAAGCCACTCCCAGATCACCTCAGGTATGTGTTCTTAGGCCCTGATTCGACCTTGCCTATTATCATATCATccggtttgttagatgtgcaggtagtACGGCTATTACAGGTACTGCAGGAAAACAAGACTGCCATTggctggaccatggcagacataaagggtattAGCCTAgccttctgtatgcataagattctccTGGAAGAGGGGCACATACCTTCCATGGAATACCAGCGAAGGCTGAACCCAAGCATGAAAGAGGTTGTAAAGAAAGAAGTAATTAAATGGTTAGATGCAggaatcatcttccccatctctgatagtAATTGGATCAGCCCTgtccaatgtgtgccgaaaaaggggGAATGACTGTTGTAAAAAAtgagaacaatgagttgatctcaactcGTACAGTCACAGGGTGGCGTATCTGTATAGATTATAGGAAATTGAACACAGCCACCCGGAAGGACCATTTCCCCTacctttcattgaccaaatgttggacaggcTGGCTGGGCGATCGCACTTCTATTTCTTGGATAGATattcagggtacaatcagatatcaatagcccccgaagatagagagaaaacgtcCTTCACCTATCCGCATGACATttttgcctttcggagaatgccttttgggcttTGCAATGCACCCGCGACTTTTTAACAGTGCATGTTAGCCATCTTCACAGccatggtggaggatattatggaggtctttatggatgatttctccgtggTGGGAGATTCATTCGAAGAATGTCTTCACAACTTAAGGAGAGTGCTtaaaagatgtgtggagacaaacTTAGTGCTAaactgggagaaatgccattttatggtacaagaaggtatagtCCTGGGGCATCCAGTGTCCAGTAAAGGAATTGAGgtcgaccatgctaaggttgacgtGATTGAGAAGTTACCAACGCCCACTTCAGTCAAGGCAGTGAGAAGTTTTCTTGGACACGCTGGATTCTACCGGCgttttataaaagatttttccaaaattgctaacccattatgcaaactccttgaaaaggatcagccctttgtgttttctaatgattgcaggttggTATTTGAGGAACTGAAGAAGAGATTAATCACTACACCCTtcattgttgcacccaactgggagcaaccatttgagctcatgtgtgatgccagcgactatgctataggagcagtcttggggcaGCAAAAAGATAAGATGatgcacccaatttactatgcaaACAGAACGCTAAGTagtgcacaactcaattacacaGTGACGGAGAAGGAGATGTTGGCGGTGGTATTTGCGTTTGACAAGTTCCGATCATATCTGATTGGTTCcaaggtaattgtatacactgaCCATGCAACACTCAAGTACCTAATTAAGAAAAAGGAGTCTAAGCCgcgcctgattcgttgggtgctACTGTTGCAAGAATTCAACCTCGAAATTCGTGACCATAAGGGCACAGAAAATCAAGTCGctgatcatctatcacgacttgaaggagctgaaaaatcagttgaggtcgaagagatCCTGGAAACCTTTCCAAACGAGCAGCTGCTCGCAGCCAGTcttgaggaagtgccatggtatgcagattttgcaaactacctggcctgtggtattgttccctatgaccttttatctgtccaaaagaaaaagttttatcgtgattgccgcatgtattattgggacgagccttaTTTGTTTAGAATCTATGTTGAtaatatgatccggaggtgtgtccccaagatagaacaatcttctattttgtaGGCTTGTCACGCATCAACATATGAAGGACATTTTGGAGGAACCAGGATAGCTGCGGAAGTGCTAAAGGCCGGGTTCTTTTGGCCAACAATGTTTAGAGATGCATACCTATGGGTGAAGGGCTGCGACGAATGTCAGCGAACAGGGAACATTTCCCGTCGCcacgagatgcccatgaacccgattcaggaggtagaggtgtttgatgtttgggggattgacttcatgggccccttCGTCAGCTCATTTGGCAATAAATACGTACTTTTTGATGTGGATTACGTGTCTAAATAGGTGGAAGCTGCAACGTTGCCCGCTAATGATGCAAGAGTTGTGATAGGTTTTGTGaaaaagaatatattcacccgatttgggataccaagagCGATCATCAGTGATGGAGACACTCACTTCTGTAACAGAGCCTTTGAGAaattgcttgcaaagtatgatgtacgccacaaggtggctacccCTTACCATCCACAAACCAGTGGgcaggttgaagtgtccaacagggagataaaaaGTGTAACTAACCAAGGCGGTGAATGCCGCACGAATTGATTGGGCAAAGAAGCTTGATGACGCACTCTAGGTCTATAGAACTACGTTCAAAACACCAATAGGTATGTCACCAAACAAGTTCGTATTTGGGAAAGCCTGTCACCTGCCTGTGGAGCTAGAACATCGAGCTTGGTGGGCACTGAAACAATTGAACATGGATCCCGAAGCAGCTGGACAAAATCGACTAACAGAGTTGCATGAGCTAGAAGAATTTAGATATCAAGCCTTTGAAAGCATGAGGCTCtataaggaaagaatgaagaagaTGCATGATAAGCACATTGTGGACAGAAATTTCAAACCCGGTGACAAAGTATTATTGTATAATTCAAGGCTGAGATTGTTTCCGGGTAAGTTAAAGTCCAGATGGTCAGGACCATTTAGAGTGGTGCAAATGATCGCAAGTGGAGCTGTCGAGATTGAGTCAGAAGATGTGACAAACAAGTTCTCAGTAAATGGGCAAATattgaaacattaccttggaataGGTGAAGAAAAAGGTAATACAGTGGTGATCAATTTGAAAGAACCCCAGTACGCGAATGAGGAGTGAAGGATCAACCACTTGCGTCGTGCCGTGATGTTAAATTAGGCACtgtgtgggaggcaacccacgaatGTGTTGTAAGTGCAGTATGTAActtcatgtaaaaaaaaaaaattttttttgcCAGCCGCGACCGCGGCGAGGACAGCAGAAATCACTGAACAATAAATTTTTCACTGCGGCCATGGCTCGGACCGCCGTAACAACCGCGGGGGACTCTGTCCCAGACCGCGGCATCGACCGCGAGGGACTCTATCCCAGACCGCGGCGTCGACCGCGAAGGACTCTGTCCCAAACcactgattttattttttttttctttttttcccactcttcttttaattttcaaaCCCTTCCCTATATCAAAATAAACACCCCCCCTAAAATCCCcacttctctctctctctgtctaaACCATAACCCTCCCTTCCatactctcttcttcttctccctctTTCACAACACCCCTCATCTTCTTCCCCCAAGGTATGTTTCCGACCCCCCTTCTCCTTTCCttctattatttttgttgcaTTATGCTAGTTCGTGTTGTTCTAATGTAGTGTTAGTGATaggattttgttttgtttagttcttcttcttctttttagtgTAATTTCGTTTTTCGCATATGTCTGGTGAAGGGGCTGTGTTTTGAATGTTTGGAATAGTGTTGTTGGTGGGTGATGGTTAACAAAAAGTGTGGAATGTGTTGGTGCAATAGATAGTTGAATTGGGGAAGTTTTCTTGATTCCCTTGTGGTCATGAATATGAAGAAAATGCCTTGCCCATAATGTGTTTGAGAAATTTCCTCTATGGTGATATAAGAAGATGTTGTGACATGGttgtggtgaagtctgagtaaccgcccATAGTCACACATTTTAGGCTCATCCTAATATGCGTTTCTCTATTTTGACATGTATTATGAATTCAACCGATAAGAGACGAAACACCGGGTCCTCTGCTAGTGGCCCAGGAGGCTCCTCACGAGCTAGGGGCCAAACTAGTGCACCACGGTTTGATAACACTCGGGTCGTCTCTGCAGAAGCAGAGGCAAGGTACAATCAGAAACTTGCCAAGAAGTTACTCCATGAGGTCCATATCGACAGGAGGGCTTTGGTGAAGGAATACCCCCAATATGTTTGATGAGCTACGGAGATGTCAGCTGGACATTTTATTTGAGGCTCATGAGGAAGCAAATATTCAGCTAGTGAGGGAATTCTATGCAAACCTGCCAAAACACTAGGACAAGGTTGTGACTGTGCGCAACACCCTAGTTAATGCTGCTATAGAGGTCATCCGTATAGTGTATTGCCTCCCCACATTCACGGGTGATGATCATTACATCATGGCTAGTCGCCCGATGGTTGACTGGGACAAAATTCTGGAGGTCATCTGTATACCTGGCAGACAGCCCAAATGGGTAGCACAACCAACGACTCTACATTCCAAGTCTCTTACTTGGGAGGCCAAATGTTGGCTCACTGTCATCACCACTTGGTTGCTACCATCCAGCAATACCACCGATGTTAATGGGCCACGAGCTGCTATGATCTACTGCTTCATGACTCACCAAGGGTTTGATGTCGCCCGAGTCCTCTCTGAAGAAATGTTCATCCGATCGCCCGAACTAAGCAAAGGCCACTACTTCGCTTCGCTTGTCACTCGTATATGCCGCCTTGCTAATGTTCCTGAGAACTCTCGAGTTGATGGGAAATTACCTATAAAAAACCCCTTTCCGGGTGAGAAAAATTGGGCAAAAGGGACGAGAGCCAGTACGACGCAATGATGACTCGTCTTATGAGTCTGAGTCGAGGATGATTCTGATGCTGCTGAAGCTGCTGAGATCATAGCCCCTCCTAGAGGGTACGAGACAGGATTGTCACAGCCACGCCGGAGCACTCGGATGGATGCTTTGGAGCGGGAAATGACTGGACTGCGGACCTCCGTCACTGACTTGGGGTCCCGCATGGATGTTGTGGTTGACCGACAGGTGAAGTCGGAAAAGAAATTCATGGGTTGGTTGAGAGCACTGGGTCGCTCCTGCAACGTGAACCCAGACACAGTTTCAAATCAAGAGTGACCCTTCAGGGAAGTTTCTTTACCTCACTGCTTTTTATATTTCCAagccatggggacatgtcttaattttaagtgtggggtgggggaaacTTCGTTATATGTTGTACTTGTGAATATTatctgtttgtttttgttttgtgttagtTGCTTTAGAAATAGAGTAACAGTTTTTTTAGGAAGTTAAAATAGAAGCGACttgtcccgacgatggatctctttCGGCGGGGTTCTTGAAGGACTAAGttgagaaaaacaaaaacaaaattgaaatataaagactCTTCCTAATGACGGATCCTTTAGAcaaattttcttgagggaagctAGTCTatagaaaataacaaaaagattttttttatttcttaggtagtgtagtaactcccccttggtttttctttgggccacggttcttttccaaggg of the Nicotiana tabacum cultivar K326 chromosome 7, ASM71507v2, whole genome shotgun sequence genome contains:
- the LOC107784481 gene encoding uncharacterized protein LOC107784481, producing the protein MDPEAAGQNRLTELHELEEFRYQAFESMRLYKERMKKMHDKHIVDRNFKPGDKVLLYNSRLRLFPGKLKSRWSGPFRVVQMIASGAVEIESEDVTNKFSVNGQILKHYLGIGEEKGNTVVINLKEPQYANEE